Within the Streptomyces sp. YIM 121038 genome, the region AGAAGGAGATCGACGAGGACATCGGCGACGACCTCGACCTGCTGTGCCAGGCGGCGGAGCTGGTCGTCTCCACCCAGTTCGGGTCCACGTCGATGCTCCAGCGCAAACTGCGCGTCGGCTTCGCCAAGGCCGGCCGCCTCATGGACCTCATGGAGTCGCGCAACATCGTGGGTCCGAGCGAGGGGTCGAAGGCTCGTGATGTTCTCGTGAAACCTGATGAGCTGGATGGAGTGCTCGCCGTACTCCGCGGGGAGGCTTCTTAGAGGTCCGGAAACACCGCACAAGCACAGGGTCTGACCTCGTACGACGGCCGGGAGCGCCGGGTACGGGGGCCGTCTGGCCCGTACGGGGGCCGAGCTCACCCGTACGGGAACGCAGGCAACCGTTTCCCCTCGGCGTACGTCAAGTTGAGGGAAGCGCAAGACCGTGTCCCCCCGTCAGGATGTCCGGCCATTCTGATGGCGTACAAAGTCCGTCCGCCCGGTTGCCCCACCCTTTCTCAGCCCCCCTAGACTGAATGTCCGGCAGGTGGCTACACGCTCGAAAGGCGCACCCGTGTCCATCGGCAACTCCCCTGAAGACGACCGCCCTTCAGACGACCGCCCCGCAGACGACCGCGCCGTCGCGGACGGGCCCGCGGAAAGCCCTGCCCAGGAGCGTCCCGCGGAGGACCGTCCCCCGATCGGCCGTGTGCTCCGGCAGGCGCGCATCGACGCGGGCCTGACCGTCGACGAGGTCAGTACGACCACCCGGGTGCGCATCCCGATCGTGCACGCGATCGAACAGGACGACTTCTCCCGCTGCGGCGGCGACGTCTACGCGCGCGGGCACATCCGTACGCTCGCCCGCGCCGTCCGCATCGACCCCGCCCCGCTGCTCGCCCAGTACGACGAGGGGCGCGGCGGACGGCCCCCGGCGCCGACCCCGGCCGCGCCGCTGTTCGAGGCCGAGCGGATCCGCTCCGAGCCGCGCCGGCCGAACTGGACGGCGGCCATGGTCGCCGCCATCGTCGCCGTGATCGGCTTCGTCGCGTACACCGCGTTCAGCGGCGGGGACGACGACGGCTCGTCGCAGCAGGTCGCCGAGGGCTCCACGCCCACCAGCAGCAAGCCCGCCGAGAAGCCGAGCCCCTCCAAGCCCGCCGACCCCAAGCCGGACCCCTCGGACAGCGCCATCGCCGGTGTGCCCCGGGACAAGGTGACCGTCAAGGTCGACGCCTCCGACGGGCGCAGCTGGATCTCGGCCAAGGACCACAACGGCCGGCTGCTCTTCGACGGCCTGCTCAAGCAGGGCGAGTCCAAGACCTTCCAGGACAAGCAGAAGATCCACCTCGTGCTCGGCGACGCCGGTGCGATCAGCCTCTTCGTGAACGGCAAGCAGGTCGAGAACGAGTTCGAGCCGGGCCAGGTGGAGCGCCTCACGTACACGAAGGGCGACCCGGAGGTCGGCTGACCAGCGGCGTCCCAGGACCCTTGACCAGCGCCCGTCGCGAGCCCAGGAACCCTGGCGGCGGGCGCCGACGCATGGACGAAGTAGTCTTGAGACCATGCCCGAACGCCGCACTGTCGCCCTTGTCACGCTCGGCTGCGCCCGTAACGAG harbors:
- a CDS encoding helix-turn-helix domain-containing protein, which gives rise to MSIGNSPEDDRPSDDRPADDRAVADGPAESPAQERPAEDRPPIGRVLRQARIDAGLTVDEVSTTTRVRIPIVHAIEQDDFSRCGGDVYARGHIRTLARAVRIDPAPLLAQYDEGRGGRPPAPTPAAPLFEAERIRSEPRRPNWTAAMVAAIVAVIGFVAYTAFSGGDDDGSSQQVAEGSTPTSSKPAEKPSPSKPADPKPDPSDSAIAGVPRDKVTVKVDASDGRSWISAKDHNGRLLFDGLLKQGESKTFQDKQKIHLVLGDAGAISLFVNGKQVENEFEPGQVERLTYTKGDPEVG